From the genome of Glycine soja cultivar W05 chromosome 14, ASM419377v2, whole genome shotgun sequence:
AGTAAATTAGACTTAAAACATGCATTCTAAATCTGAGCAGTTCAATCTTTATCCAATGGTTATAAATGCGTTGATTTCATGAATGTGTGAAAAAATTGACTACACTGAATCTGGTAGCTGACTGCACACATGAGCATGGAGACTTCAAAATAATAACCATGTTCATGTCATGCTCATGTGGGAGACCGTATTCATCATTAATACTTCAAAATAACAACAACTGGGAGTCAACTCTGAAACTTCAAAACACTTTAAAtacttcaaaataataattgtgcCCATGGTATACTCATGTCCAATGTGTATTTGTCAGACACTTAGAATACTTCTAATTGCAtttgaatacttcaaaataataattgtgtTCATGGCATACCCCTGTCACACACGTATTTGTCAAACATTTGATGTACACTTAGAATACTTCTAACTGCATTTTGAGTACTTCAAAATGACGAGACCTGGGAGTCAACTCTGATACtccaaaaatacttcacaaaagaatcaaaacacTTTGAATACTTCGAAATAATAGGCATTTTCATGCCATACTCATTTGTCAGACAATTTCTGGACACTTTGAATACTTCTAactgcattttatagttttctttttacttttaaagttttaaacCTCTATAGTAACACAGATGAgattatctttaaataaattataccattctattttgtttataatCACTCATGCTTATCTTTCAACCATCaattctttcttttgatttaagatttgtgtttttatgttaattaatactatttttattCGTTCTATCATAGTTGAAGCATAGAACCTCTAGGCCCAAATTCTAAACCAGTAAAATGTAAGATGTGCTTCTGAGATGAAATGTGCTGCAGTGCTTGCTAATgaagggagaaaaaaagaagctaaaaaGCTCCACCATGGTTTGAAAAAGAACTAATAAGGGTTTCTTCTTTCTTGTAATCTATTATATGGTTGGTGCACAATAATTTAGAAGGCAGGATATGTAAAGAAGTTTGTATGACCAACTAAAGTGTTCATAAGCTGAGTACTCCACAAAATTATGTACCTGTGGCCATATATTCAGGAGCAGCATAGCCATATGTGCCCATTACCCTTGTAGAGACATGGCTCTTATCACCAGCTGGTCCATCCTTTGCCAAGCCAAAATCAGAAAGTTTTGCATTGTAATTCtgtcatcaacaaaaaaatatatatattagaaaagcCAATATGGCTAGTAAAAAATTAGATATGTGAGATTTACTTGCCGAATCAAGTAAGATATTTGAAGCTTTGAAGTCTCGATATATCACTTTTGCTTCATCGCTATGAAGATATGCAAGACCCTTAGCAGCATCAAGAGCAACCTTCATACGGAAGTTCCAAGAAAGTGGTTGAAAGTAAGAAGCTCCTGTTCCAAAAAGATTACATTATTGAGATCTTCAGGTGTCTAAGGAACTAAACAATTTCATACTGTGGATAAACAAGGagggaaataaaaaaacttactcCTAAATAAATGATTATCCAAACTTCCTTTGGTCAAAAACTCATACACCAAAAGCCGTTGATCGTCCTCTAAGCAGTAACCAATCAGTTTCACAAGATTAGGATGACGCAGCTGCCCCAGATAATTAATTTCTGTCTATAGCACAAGGCTAATTAATTACACCAACCCAAGAAATCTTCTGAAATATTAACTTTTTGCTACATATATCACCAAAGGAGGAGTTCCccagagaaaaagaaaaccgcattaaactaatttaacattttCCTAAGCTTCAAAATGGAACAGTATCTTAAATTATGAAGCTTCAAGCAAAGTTCCAAATTGTAAATAAGCCCTACTAAGTGACACTCACCAACCATTCACTGTGTCCCTGCAGACCTTCTTGGTTAAGCCTCTTAACAGCAATGACCATGCCAGTCCCTGGTCTAACTGGTGCAAGTGTCTGTTCATCAATCCACCCCTTAAAAACACAACCAAACCCACCTTCACCCACCACACTATCCGGACGAAAGTTCCTTGTAGCAGTTTTTAGCTCACTGAAGTTGAAGCTCTTCATGtttgaagacttcaagatcTCTCCCTCCGTCCGTGGAGTTGGAGGATCGGAGGGAGTTGAGACCTTGCTGCTTAAGCCATCTTCTTCCTTGTTACCATCCTTTGAACTCAAACCTGCACAAGTCAAAAGAAAACCGGATCCATTTTTCAGGCCATATAGAAGCATTCTAATCTAATTCAGTTTGTGCTTGAATAGAAAGATCAGAATCATAGTAGAGAGAGAAGACAACAATATTTCTACCAATTACACTCTGCACTGTCTGGTTAGCATGAAAACATCAGAAATTACATAAACTTGGAAGGTTTGAAATTCCAAGTCTTATCCCAGATTTCATCTTAACAATTGAAACAAAGCAAGATTAAATTGAAGACAGTGGGAAAAAATCCTGACACAAGGATTGGCTCATTCAAagttccaaaataaataaattacatcaTCCAAATTTTTTACTAATTCCACAATCCTTTGCAAGAAACCAACACTGTGGTTccattttttgtcaattttcatTTACAGTGGCAACCTTCACCAAATCCTACATGCAGCAAAACAACCAAACAAACACAGCATAATCAATTATAGCAAGTCTCCTTGTGTTTTGATTTGTGAATCATACTTAAAaaacagacaaaaaaaattcccataAACTGCTTTCCTCTTTCACACATGAAGCTGCCAACACTAGCACCTCTGTTTCATAGTagccaccccccccccccccccccccccaaatattttattgaaaaaggaaaacaacaagaacacaaaaacaagagtTATTTatagcattgaagctgcagagATATCCAAAGAAGctgatcaaaatcaaaatttgaaccaGAAAACAGTAAAACACCAAAAGGAACACATGCAAGAATGTTAATTACCATTGCGTGGAGGGCTCTCAGCTTTGATCCTGGCACTTAAGCAGCACCCCATGAAGAGAGAAGCGAAGAAGAAGAACACAGAAGCAAGAGAGGGGGAGTAGAGTAATTAGGTAACAAGTTGAAGTTCTCAAAAGGGGTGCAGATGAGAGATGATGAAGCCagaggaaaagaagagaaagcccgtgaaaaggagaaaaaaaaaaaaaaaaacaatgcaaGTGTGAAAGGAACTATTTCCACATGAAGGGTTAGCTGTCAAGCGCGGTTTTTAACAGCCTTATTGAATGCAAATGCTGGCTTCCTGTTCCAAAGTCTAgcttgtttcttttgttttctgtgtgtGTGAACGTGATTGCCTTGTGGGTGATCTTGGAAGCTTCATGCTTTTTTGACTTTTGACCATCAAGGGAGAGAGGGGGACGAAAGAAAACCACAACTGGTTGACTTGAGAATTTTTcacgtaaaatatatatatatatatatatatatatatatatatatatatatacacacgtaaataataaaaaaaatatttacgtgAATTACGTTATAGGTCATCGATGAAACCCACATGTTGTACAGGTGAAGAGTCTATGTTTCTTGTGTACAGCGTGTCCTCCAAAAATGAGTTTCGTCAGTgtattgtttatgttttttttttcttttacgggtaatgttgttttattttgtgaatGTAATGTTGTTTTATTTGATAGATTACCATTTATCTATTAAggatttggaaaaataatttacatcatTAAATTTGTCTAATTTCATTTAAggatcaattatattttttaaaacactattataaattaattcatattCAATAACTGATAATTTTACACTAATTCAaactatcaaaattaaacatattttatttatttaatttatttttgtaaaataattagatcacttaaatatatgtattttttataaatatttaaatatatgtattattttaaaatattattcatcataaattttatttattataatttaatatatataaattactgaacttaaaaaaacaaaaaatacagttaatttttaaataaaaataaaaaaatttaaaaaacaaaaacaaaataactcaaataaataaaacatttaagttttaaataaaaacaaacaagataatgaacaatgtaaaaaataaaaaaacaaaataaatcaaacaaaaacaaaaaacagttaatttttaaataaaaaacaaaaacaaaataaatcaaataaataaataaaaaataaaaaaacatttaatttttaaataaaaaaactcaaataaataaattaaaaaatgaaaaagaaatcattctcaactgaatttaaaaaaaaaaaaaaagagtcttaTGGAAAATCGATGTagtaaaatgagtttgaaaaaaaaaataaaacgttAAGAAATTGATTGTCCGGGAATCGATTTCTTAAcctcaaatgaaaaaaataaaaatagaagaaagatAAGAAATCCATTTTATGAAAGAGTAATTTGTgtcaagataaatattttatttttttactatttgtgttaaaaaaatcgTCGACCTGATGCCACAGTTTTGGTTAGATTATAGCAAGGGGACTATGATGTCATATATGAATTTATTGATCCCATGCttgctttttaatatttttggttttgtgGGATTCATAGCTTCAAACCTTAGTGTCCTTATCCTTTCCCTTTGTTGCTTTGCTCGCTGTCTCTCTTAGTCTTGGTTATACCACAACTTTGAATGGCCACAACCTTCCAATTAGGACCATTAGGTGAGAGAATTGCTTGTGAATTGTGAAAGTTCGATGCCTTTTTGTACCCCACAAGACAATtcaatgtcttttttatgctaTTGCTGACTAATATCACTCATAAAAATAAGTTGGAAACACACAATTGAGTAATTGACGGTGTGAATACACTAGAGAGTTTTGAAGATAATAACATGATATGATTAAAGTGCGTCACAATTCTTTATGCTAAATGAGGCAACTCGAATTTTTCAGCTAAAAAGTTTGAATTAGATATATGTCTGGTTtcgacaaagaaaaataaattgttgactataaatatttcaaaattaccaTAGCGTTTGTCTTTcatgatatttaaattttgattttttactttcttaaacattataatttatttgccATCCTACCCCAACCCtgttgataattataattaatttatagtgaatatgttttataatctatactattaataaaaagaatatcCATTTTTAgtgtatataaattttaaacaattttatcttttataagtttttaaacttttattattcTTACTCACTCCTTTGgtgttattagatttttttaaaatttaaaacaggtTAAGAAGCACGAGTGCCTCTCTCTCCCGCTagtattcataaattaaatattaatatttatactcTTACATAATCTACTATAGAATAACACAACACTTAGCTAAactcttttaataataatatcgaCGAAAGCCGCTAAAGCTGACCACGATTTATTATTGAgcagattattattattatataaccaAGGGAGGGTAACGTTAACAGGAAGACTGtccataaaataattattaatttagggACTTAGAAAGAAAAGATTCCTTATAATTTAGTATGAAATAATATGTAGATTTTGTCGGACGACGTTgtgcttaatttttatttttattttaaaagcgtGTGATGTGcccaaaaaagaataaaatagaaacaaacGCATCAGGGAAAAGTTTTAACTTTTCTttccaatttatttttgaagaaaatatatattttgtatttctcATATAA
Proteins encoded in this window:
- the LOC114385131 gene encoding receptor-like cytoplasmic kinase 176; translation: MGCCLSARIKAESPPRNGLSSKDGNKEEDGLSSKVSTPSDPPTPRTEGEILKSSNMKSFNFSELKTATRNFRPDSVVGEGGFGCVFKGWIDEQTLAPVRPGTGMVIAVKRLNQEGLQGHSEWLTEINYLGQLRHPNLVKLIGYCLEDDQRLLVYEFLTKGSLDNHLFRRASYFQPLSWNFRMKVALDAAKGLAYLHSDEAKVIYRDFKASNILLDSNYNAKLSDFGLAKDGPAGDKSHVSTRVMGTYGYAAPEYMATGHLTKKSDVYSFGVVLLEIMSGKRALDSNRPSGEHNLIEWAKPYLSNKRRIFQVMDARIEGQYTLRESMKVANLAIQCLSVEPRFRPKMDEVVRALEELQDSEDRAGGVGSSRDQTARRSGHSSSSSGPRQHRGRQHETTRK